CGTGGCCGTCATGACCGTCTATCCCGGATCCACTCCGGAGGATGTCGACACGAGCGTTACGACTCCGCTCGAATCCGCGCTGCGGCAGGTTCGCGGCGTGAAGAACGTGTACAGCACCTCGGTCGCGAACCTCTCCATCGTCGAACTGGAGTTTGACGTGAACAGCGACGTGGCCGCGGACGAGGCGGCGGTCAAGGAGGCCGTCGACAAGGTCCAGCTGCCGGAGAACGCGCAGAAGCCCCAGGTTTCCCACTTCAACTTCAGCGACACGCCGGTGCTGGAGCTCGGCCTTCAGCCGAAGTCCGGCGAGTCCATGGACGAGTTCCAAGCCTGGGTGCGCGACACGCTGATCCCGCAGGTCCGCGCCGTGCCCGGCGTCGGCAACGTCGAGGCGCTGGCCGACCTCGACCAGTCGGTGGACGTCCGCCTGGACGAGGACAAGCTTGCGGAGCACGGCCTGACGGCGGAAACCGTCGTCCAGATGCTGCAGGCGAACAACCTCGCGATGCCGGCGGGCACCACGGAGCGCGACGGAACGAAGCTCAACGTGCGCGTGGACGGCGGCCTGCACAGCCTCGACGACCTCGCCGACCTCCGCATTCCGGTGGT
This DNA window, taken from Clostridia bacterium, encodes the following:
- a CDS encoding efflux RND transporter permease subunit; amino-acid sequence: MRRIVDFCLRNTLAVILAFVFLLGFGSFTATRMNQEEMPAVDIPFVAVMTVYPGSTPEDVDTSVTTPLESALRQVRGVKNVYSTSVANLSIVELEFDVNSDVAADEAAVKEAVDKVQLPENAQKPQVSHFNFSDTPVLELGLQPKSGESMDEFQAWVRDTLIPQVRAVPGVGNVEALADLDQSVDVRLDEDKLAEHGLTAETVVQMLQANNLAMPAGTTERDGTKLNVRVDGGLHSLDDLADLRIPVVPQQGEVLRQSLDPLIQGIREMGRTMGRFGQGLANLGQGVGVVETQVQLLNAKQDLALQLMQDQSRLAATTDPAQRQELQQRIAQEERTLTQLDAELKALQARMQGAGAPGGG